A region of Lycium barbarum isolate Lr01 chromosome 3, ASM1917538v2, whole genome shotgun sequence DNA encodes the following proteins:
- the LOC132634382 gene encoding transcription factor LAF1-like isoform X1 — protein MGHHTCCNKQKVKRGLWSPEEDEKLIKYITTYGHGCWSSVPKLAGLQRCGKSCRLRWINYLRPDLKRGSFTHQEAALIIELHSILGNRWAQIAKHLPGRTDNEVKNFWNSSIKKKLLSHGSLSDLSIIFPNNIITTPNPNPSFETFYSFNPNIPINDLMPTTNSPLILQVDQMSNNHNGDLNLINPVAPNSLPLSFDSISNDLTWFNFNYPHLQHDLEYNHGVIKQDNSNSMLTSNISLNCTNGENFMDSRNTAIKIHQDLMMQAPLLPKLSEMKGNEGGILESTPVASQHIDSMVVNSLPCSYPAVYTINPPYNYNVHGAVNEMEQIESVHMSSFPSSSPPSSSKSSASASSSLSALSCSQFMMNPSTLPIISWDS, from the exons ATGGGGCATCATACATGTTGTAACAAACAAAAAGTAAAGAGAGGACTATGGTCTCCTGAAGAAGATGAAAAACTCATTAAGTACATTACTACTTATGGCCATGGTTGTTGGAGCTCTGTTCCTAAGCTTGCag GGCTTCAAAGATGTGGAAAAAGCTGCAGATTAAGGTGGATAAATTATCTCAGACCAGATTTGAAACGTGGGAGTTTCACCCATCAAGAAGCTGCACTTATCATTGAGCTCCACAGTATTCTTGGAAACAG GTGGGCACAAATAGCTAAGCATCTACCTGGCAGAACAGACAATGAAGTGAAGAATTTTTGGAATTCAAGCATCAAAAAGAAGCTCCTTTCACATGGATCCCTCTCTGATCTCTCCATCATCTTTCCTAATAATATCATCACTACTCCAAACCCTAATCCCTCTTTTGAAACTTTTTACTCATTCAACCCCAATATTCCTATTAATGATTTGATGCCAACCACAAACTCTCCCCTAATTCTACAAGTTGACCAAATGAGTAACAATCACAATGGGGATTTAAATTTAATTAATCCAGTGGCGCCTAATTCCCTTCCTTTGTCATTTGACTCTATTTCAAATGATCTAACGTGGTTTAATTTCAACTATCCTCATCTTCAACATGATCTTGAATATAACCATGGTGTTATTAAACAAGACAACTCCAATTCCATGCTGACCTCCAACATTTCCTTGAATTGCACTAATGGGGAGAATTTCATGGATTCAAGAAACACGGCTATCAAAATTCATCAAGATTTAATGATG CAGGCGCCTTTATTGCCCAAGCTTTCTGAAATGAAGGGAAATGAAGGTGGAATTCTAGAATCAACTCCTGTTGCGTCACAACATATTGACTCAATGGTGGTCAATAGTCTCCCATGCTCTTACCCAGCTGTTTATACTATTAATCCACCTTATAATTATAATGTGCACGGAGCCGTCAATGAAATGGAGCAAATAGAATCCGTACACATGTCATCCTTCCCATCGTCGTCACCACCATCGTCGTCTAAATCTTCAGCCTCAGCTTCATCATCCTTGTCAGCACTTTCATGCAGTCAATTTATGATGAACCCTAGTACTCTTCCTATAATAAGCTGGGATTCATAG
- the LOC132634382 gene encoding transcription factor LAF1-like isoform X2: MGHHTCCNKQKVKRGLWSPEEDEKLIKYITTYGHGCWSSVPKLAGLQRCGKSCRLRWINYLRPDLKRGSFTHQEAALIIELHSILGNRWAQIAKHLPGRTDNEVKNFWNSSIKKKLLSHGSLSDLSIIFPNNIITTPNPNPSFETFYSFNPNIPINDLMPTTNSPLILQVDQMSNNHNGDLNLINPVAPNSLPLSFDSISNDLTWFNFNYPHLQHDLEYNHGVIKQDNSNSMLTSNISLNCTNGENFMDSRNTAIKIHQDLMMAPLLPKLSEMKGNEGGILESTPVASQHIDSMVVNSLPCSYPAVYTINPPYNYNVHGAVNEMEQIESVHMSSFPSSSPPSSSKSSASASSSLSALSCSQFMMNPSTLPIISWDS; encoded by the exons ATGGGGCATCATACATGTTGTAACAAACAAAAAGTAAAGAGAGGACTATGGTCTCCTGAAGAAGATGAAAAACTCATTAAGTACATTACTACTTATGGCCATGGTTGTTGGAGCTCTGTTCCTAAGCTTGCag GGCTTCAAAGATGTGGAAAAAGCTGCAGATTAAGGTGGATAAATTATCTCAGACCAGATTTGAAACGTGGGAGTTTCACCCATCAAGAAGCTGCACTTATCATTGAGCTCCACAGTATTCTTGGAAACAG GTGGGCACAAATAGCTAAGCATCTACCTGGCAGAACAGACAATGAAGTGAAGAATTTTTGGAATTCAAGCATCAAAAAGAAGCTCCTTTCACATGGATCCCTCTCTGATCTCTCCATCATCTTTCCTAATAATATCATCACTACTCCAAACCCTAATCCCTCTTTTGAAACTTTTTACTCATTCAACCCCAATATTCCTATTAATGATTTGATGCCAACCACAAACTCTCCCCTAATTCTACAAGTTGACCAAATGAGTAACAATCACAATGGGGATTTAAATTTAATTAATCCAGTGGCGCCTAATTCCCTTCCTTTGTCATTTGACTCTATTTCAAATGATCTAACGTGGTTTAATTTCAACTATCCTCATCTTCAACATGATCTTGAATATAACCATGGTGTTATTAAACAAGACAACTCCAATTCCATGCTGACCTCCAACATTTCCTTGAATTGCACTAATGGGGAGAATTTCATGGATTCAAGAAACACGGCTATCAAAATTCATCAAGATTTAATGATG GCGCCTTTATTGCCCAAGCTTTCTGAAATGAAGGGAAATGAAGGTGGAATTCTAGAATCAACTCCTGTTGCGTCACAACATATTGACTCAATGGTGGTCAATAGTCTCCCATGCTCTTACCCAGCTGTTTATACTATTAATCCACCTTATAATTATAATGTGCACGGAGCCGTCAATGAAATGGAGCAAATAGAATCCGTACACATGTCATCCTTCCCATCGTCGTCACCACCATCGTCGTCTAAATCTTCAGCCTCAGCTTCATCATCCTTGTCAGCACTTTCATGCAGTCAATTTATGATGAACCCTAGTACTCTTCCTATAATAAGCTGGGATTCATAG